A region of the Canis lupus familiaris isolate Mischka breed German Shepherd unplaced genomic scaffold, alternate assembly UU_Cfam_GSD_1.0 chrUn_S226H386, whole genome shotgun sequence genome:
CATTCATGATACTTCTCAGGAAAGATGTCCGATAAAGCAGAGGAGTTTGCTGTTGGGCCTGAAAATCAAATGAAACGTCGTGGAGAACCCATTAGTCCTCCTCCATCTAAGAGAATGATGAGCATGGCCCTGCTGTCAATGaaacaggaaggagagggagtgtCCTACCCTGGGGGCTCAGCCATGTCCTTGGAAGGTGAGGATgtctgtcctcccctccccttccagaCCTGACCTAAGGCAGCCTGGCCTCTGGCTCCTTCACTCCGTGGGAGCAGTTTCTATCAAGTTTACCGGCTTTGGGTGATACTGTCGTCAATTTCTCAGCCACAGTGGACCAGGTGTTCATATGTCCTTCCTAGAAACTTTCCTGGATTCCCAAACTCTGCACTCTActggtttctttctcctttttgaatatgccttttcattcttctttctgcttttctctctttcctcttaatACTGTCGTCATTCCTGAGTCCCACCGTTATCTACACATGGTACATGACCTGGCCCTGCCATCCTCTCCTGCCATTACATGTCCTCTCTGTGTTCTccttgctgtctctgtctctatcgtTTGGTTCCTGGCCCTGGCTCCTCCCCTCCTAGGGGCCCTGCATGGCCCTCATGGCCACTGGAACTCCTCTTCTGTGTGTGCACAGGCCGGTTCTGTCTTCTGTTCCCAGCTCTGCCCAGGGGTCACCTCCTCAGAGGGCCCTGCTTAACCAGGCACTCATGGAGGATTCCCCTCCTGCTCTCCATCACATCCCTGCTTAATTCCTTCTTGACACAATGTCAAACTGTGTTAttcattttgcccattttacaCATACCATCTGACTTCCTTATGAGGATTTAAGTTCCATAAGGGTAGGGATCATTTCTGTCTGTTGTGTTTGTCTCATTCCCTGCCAATCTCCCAGCTTTTGGCATGGTGCCTGGGCCAGAGgaggatgaataaatgaaatagatgtGTTGGATTTGGTGTACAAAATAATTGGtctgagaagaaaaagacagatgAGGATAATCATTTACTGGCTGGAATTTTTAGTGATGGAGTGCCAGTTATCAGGCATCCTGATATCAGTGACATGTTCAACTTTTCACCTTGTAGAGGGCATCAGGTGACATTAGTCATGAGTGCCAGGGTTCTGCGAATGTTTCTTAATTGATTATAGTACATTTCTGTGTGCATGCATAGTGCCAAGAATATAGGAGACTTCCTTGTTGTAATATTTTTTGTGAGGTCAAATTTTCAGGTCTAATACATCTGTCTGGTTTGGCCTCCTGCTATGAATGAAAATTTTAGAGACTGTGGAGCACATGGATGTCTGTATGGGGTTGTTGAAATGCACATGATTGCAGCTCCACATTCAATCTGGTTTCCAGATGCACCTGTCCTTCACAGTATccgtggggaggggagggaaagtgGTCAAACCCCACCTGATGGCTTCTTGTCAACATCTGTTACACCAGAGCTTATGAATATGGCAGGAGATGGCATTTCACACAGTCAGTTTGATTCTTTGCCTCATGACTTAACCAGTGTCATCAAGGGTGGGCTGCTTCAGGAACCTGGTAGTAATGCACTGGTGGGAAGAATCATTACCACCTGTCTCTCTGCAGATGACCCCAAGGTCACAGGAATGTCTGTGTCAGGAGAAATGCCAGATAAATTGCAGATACCAGTGGAAATCAGTGCTGAAATGAAACAACaattaaagaaggaaattcaACGTTTTGGACAAAGTAGGTTAAGAATTTTTATCAGTGAAACTACAGGAGGTCTTTCCCATTCTGATTTAGACTAGATTCAACTGACCTCTTGAGGCTCATCCTTTGTCAGACTTGGGTTTTCACATAATTTAGGATGATTCCTCTTTACTTATACTAAAATGTCCCTGTatacctttttgttcttttttttcatctcttaattGGTTTTTGTGTCCCAGAGTTCCATTGGTGGTTATGTTTGGGTGTCCAGATGTAAGCATTGAGAGCACATGTGCTCTGTAACATTCTAGCCCTTGGATGATTGCTGAGACACCAAGGTTGAGTTCTACTTCCTCTTCGTACTTTATAAACActgaaggttttctttttgaatatctCCAGAATATGAAAGAGTCTTCAAATTGCTTGAAGGAGTGCAAGGACCTCTGGAATTGCGGGAAAAAATTTGCTGTATTTTCCGTCAAGGGAACAGCAAGGTGGGTATAGAGAGAAACTCTATAGCACATTGGGCCCAGTGCAGTGCTGGGCACGtggtgggatcaggccctgcctgGCATTTCTCAAACCCTGGTCATTATCATTCAGAGTTCATGTTGTCTCTAGTTGTTTAGATTGATATTGTCTGAGTCTCATTCTTCCAAGTTCAAGGAGACTTCTATTCATACTGGAGTTTGAGGTAGGTGTTGACTGTGAACTGACATTCTTTGTTTACAGATTCATCCTTACCATGATGGTCCATTTTCTATTCCCATGTAGATTGTAagctcccctttctctcccccacaGAGCTTCCCACATTGTGGATTCTTTGGGTGTCTTTTGGTTAATgacttgtttctttattttcagatttaaaagGCAAGACTTAATAAGGCACCTGGAGAAGTACTAGAAAAATTAGAATCTGACTACTTCCTCAACAAAGACAAATCACACCCCAAACTTATAATTCTGTTATCAAAATTATCAGTGAGTAACCAGAACCAGTTTGCTGTCCTAGAATAGAACTGGATATTGTTGATGCTTTCTAGCACATGTTCgttaataaaattatcttattgAGAGTAAGAAAAGGCATTGGAACTTTAATGTTATAAGTTTCTGTTAGTAaaattttttatgcatttaaaaggATAATTTGTTGTCTGTTTGTTTTCCCCCTGAAGTGTGGGAACACTTTAAATGATCAGCTTATAGTATATCCTAGGTCCTCAGCAGGTCACAGGCCTCTAGCTGGTATTTATAACTGTCTTCTACACTATccagttcttctttttttaaaaattctgtattttcagtaatctctatatccagcatggggcttgaactcacaaccccgagatcaagagtcgcatgctccactaactgagccagccagcacccTGTAGACCTCTCCATTTCTTACTTGTTTTGCCTGACGCAGCCCCTCAGCTGATCATAGGGCTCAGCCTGAGGGGATGACTCACACCTTACTTACCATGGACCCACCATTAGATGTCCTGTCTGAACTGACttgtaattattttcctttgactttAATGACAAACATGAGGTGCTGAAAAAAAGCCAAACATCCTGACACAGTCCTCCTCATTGTCTTGTGTAGTTGCAGTCCTGTGTCCTTCCCAGTCAGGTTCCATCTCTCtacactgtgcagggagccccatgtttGCCTGATGATTGAGGGAGAGGAGTCATCCAGCCTGACCCCTTGGCAGTGTCTGTTTCCATTTCAGTGGAGTCATTGTTAGGGCTCTTGTGGAAAAcatttctcctttggaaaaagACCTTCAGTGCAGGGAAGCCTAAAGTTGTGAGGACAGGAAGCAAAATTTGGCTACTGGATACCTAAGAGTAATAGTGAGAGGAGCCCCTCGCATTACCATCCCTTATTAATGAAGATGTGAATTATAGCTATGGGAGAGACAGCTCCATATACTGGCAAATGAGGTAGAGCATTGACATCCTCTAAATTATATTACTCCAGCCCCTCAAGATACTACTGCCAAGTTAGAACCATAACTGTggctttaaaaagatcattccattatatttttgaaaCTACCACTTCAGAATAATGAGGTAGATAATAAACCTACTGAATTCCATAAGCATATGTCCTGAGAagaaatttccttatttataagtGATGCTGTGTGGAATACCATGACAGTAGATAAAGCATTTTCTAAATATGTGaatgttttctcaaaaatatatggGTGGGAAGGAAGATCCATATCCAGAATAAATGTCCATTTGAATACAAAGAGCTACCTTTCCCTGATGAAAGAAGACCAAAATAATCCACCTGCCAACTGGTAGGTAGTTGATTGACCACTTGGGGGTAGATGCCATATCAGGTGCTCACTCTTGGTCTATTTGGCTGGCAGATGGAGCAGTCAGCAGTATCTGCAAGACGATCAGTCTTGGTGAGTGCAAGTTCATGTTTATGGTCCCTGCATAATCTGCATCCCTGATTCCATGTCCAGGATGCACCATTACTGCTTGAGAGATGGAGGCATTCACCTAAAGAGGAACGGAGGTGGTCTTAGGAGCTCAGAGTGGCCTTGGCTGAGAGACAGCAAGGAAacagggacctcagtcctacaacatTAAGAAACTAGAGGCCCACCAATAACGTGAAAGGGCTGGaagcaatttctctctctctgagtctccagTTAATGACCCAGCATGGTCAACACCTTGACTTCAATTGTGTGAGACCCTAAGCAGAGAACCCAATCAATCCTCCCTGGTCTTCTGACCTATCGAACTCCTTGATCATACATTTGTGTCATTTTGCACTGCTAAATATGAGGTAACTTATTATGCAGTATTAGAAAACTAATATGGACAAGTGCCTTCATATTGGAAAGTCAGAACTGAAAATCAGGCatgatgcttttttctttccagtcagGTGGTTACAGGGAACTCCTCATGATGCTGTAGGTGTAGGGTCAGAGAACTTTCTTCTTCTGGGCCTCACTTCAAGCTAGCTAGTTTTTCAGGTCACTTGTCAGTGGGTCATAGTACCACAAAACCATAAATATGTATGTTATCACCAGCACCTGGTAGGCCAACTCTTTGCTGTGTCTCTTTTTTAATGGTAAGAAAATTGAGATTCGTCAATTTGCTGTTCACTGTAGAAGCATAGTCTTGACATGCCCTGGACTACTAAATCTCTAAACATTTCAATAAGCTGCAAGGCCTCTGATTTTACGTGGGAATTATTTCCTATATTATATCTTCCAAGTGTGTGGCCAATGTGTCTAttaatttctccttccttcttaatAGGAATAATGTCATAAATGCAAAGGAATAGTGTCATGTCCATTGTAAGGTAAAAGTGATCAAGATCCCTAAGGAATGGTTTCTGACATTAGCTCAGAGAATTGATATAAGCCTGAGGTAGGAAGTGATGGTGCCCTTTTCAGCTGAAGGCATACTCTTTCTGGTGATACTTCCTAAAAGAGCAAAAAGCATTCGCTCAATCAAATAGATATACCAGATGCCCAGGGATGTGTTGATGGCTAAGGCAATGGAGCCACAAGTGAAACAGCAGCTGTAATTTAAGTAAACAACCAACCAAGTTTATAATTGGCAGTCATTCTCCAAGATCTGTAAGTTCTGCACTGGCCAAATAGGTAAGATGAAAAGATATGTTCAGAATTACCACTGTGCATCTTCCAAATCACCACTGGGTAGATTAGGGGAAAACCTGAGACCACTGAGAGACAGTACAGAGGTAAAATTCTATTAATGACCTGtcctccagggatgcctggatggctcagcggtttagcgcctgccttcagcccagggcgtgatcctggagtgccaatatcgagtcccatgtcaggctccctgcgtggagcctgcttctccctctgcctgtgtctcttcctctctctctctctctctctctctctctctctttctcatgaataaataaataaaatatttaaaaagaaatgacctgACCTCCAATGCCCCTCTCTCTGACTGCTGGACCACAGTGATGCTTTGGGTCTCCTGGAATTAGTGTCATTCAGATCCAGTATTGAGTAATCTTCAAGAATTCTGATTACTAACCTTTCCACCGTGCATTGTCATGCTAGCACTTGGCCACAGATCTGTTGGGAGAAGGTTGGAAAAACAACAGCATAAATATTTCACAGTGTAGCATGGTTCTTCCTCAAGGGCAAGCCCACAGCCATTTCTGACCAACAGAGAAGCAAAGATCCACACAGAGCTCTTTACCGATGCCTGGGATCCCCTTAGAAAATAGTGTACCACAGCCTTAAGGAATGTCATGTGTTCTGGTCTTCCTAACCCAGGTGAGCCCTTATGTGTGATGAACTTACTCTAATACTCTCATCTGCTTAACAATACCTTCCTCTGCTGTCCACCAAGGAAGTTCTTGCATTTCTCCTTAATGTATAATAGCCATTTTTGGACTTATTTCAGTCAACCAAGCAAGCAAACTGTGAGAGGCATCCCTAACTCTGAAAACGGAAACTTGGAACTCATATCCTCCCTTAATGATTCAATATAAATGAATTTGATCTCTTTCACACTCATTTACCTTCTACCTTCATAcatcactctttaaaaaatttccacaCAAATTCTCCATGCTTTTGAGtaaacatataagaaaaaatCATGTAGATCTTTTGGTGAATATTGCCGCTCCTCATGGGTCACATTTTTGGGGCGTGTGGGAACTTGAGTGTAGTTAGAATTTTGAATGACAAGTGGTGGGTGTAGCTTCTGAGCAGGATCAGCAGTGCCTTCGACGGCACTCACTTCACGTGAGACCGTCAGTTTCTGCAGTGGGGAAATTACCTCTTCAGATAGCAGTGGAAAGTATGTTTCTCTTTGCAAAGACATTTCACATAATTTTGGGGGTTCAGGAGACCCAGTTTCACCATACTCCGCATATATGACCTATTATAAGTCCCAGGATCCCATTCATTCCCAGCTGTTATGGTAAGATTAatggaaaggccatgtgaagttGGGATAGAATGTGCACTGTGTTTCAGATACTTGCAggattagctttttttttttattgggtttCCCCAAATCTCAGCCCTTGGGCTACAGGAGAGAATGGTTTGTTTTCAAGGCAGTCACAGAATATTTCAGGTCCTTTCTGTGCCCCTCGAGCTTGGATTTTAAGAACTTGAGCATGTACATTTTCCCCTCAGGTTCGTCAGCACGTTCAGAAGCAACCATTCACTCCCATTAAACTCATTTTGACCACAATGCCCACGGCTACCACACACTAGGTCACCCAGACCCTTGAACTTGACTAAAGGTCTCTAAGGGTGATCCTTTGAGAAACTCCATTGTCATTTCTGGCCATGAGCTACCATGCCATTTACCATTGGACCATGGGTCAACAATACCTTTCCATGAATCAGGTAAGAGAAAGAATTACAGAAACCCAGAAACAACTCACAGATGTCATGTTTTAGATTCTGTTCTGGGAACACCACATGCTAGGAATCTAGGAACATGTATCAGTGAGTCTTCAGCCAGAAGAAGAGAACCAGCAGGAGACAATACCCATATGTGTCTGTACTGATACATGAGCACATGTGTTGACATGTATATGTGTGCTGATATAGGTTAGTTACAGGGAAACCATCTCATGCAATGGTACTTGCTCACTTGGAAGTCTCTGTAGGACCACTGTCTCCTCATCTGATGCTGGAGCAGGGCAGGAATTCAGGAACAGGAGATCAGGAGCAGCTGAAAGCCATAGACATGGGCCTCAAGCCACACAGAGACCTACTGAAGCACATGCCTGTTCATTTTCCTCCGACCTTGGGGAAGAGGGTATTCTGCAGAAGCCAGGGCCCTTCAGAAAGCACTAACTTCCAAGGCCCTGTACTCTGATTTACGTTGGAGGTCTCCTCCTCAGGGAGGCCACCACATCAAAATTACTGTCCGTCCTTTGGCATCTCTCCACCCCATTTCAACTTTCTGCAGACTACTTACCATTACCTGACAGTTGCTCTGCTTGTCTAGTGTCCCATGGAAGAGCCATGGGAAGAGAGTCCAGTTTGCTTCTTTCACACCTAGTTAAGCAGCTGGCACTTAGACGGTTTCTAGCAAATgcctaatgaattatttttaatcctcACCCCAGCCTAGGAGGTTGATGCTGTCAGGGGCCTCAGTCTGCAGGAGGGGATGTGgaaacacagagaggttaggtcCATAGCTCCAGGTCATGAACAAATATGGGTGGACCTGGACCAAACACTCAGAGTCAGATCTGGATTGAAGCCAAGTTCTTCCTCTCCCCCAATGCTGCCCCCAATGGCACAGCCTCTGGCTGCCCCTGGCCCACAGTCTGCCATTGGTCCTTATTTGTCATCTGACTCTGGATCTGGAACATTCTCCACTCACTGTCTCTCCCTGACAGGAGGTCCCAGGGAAGTGTGGGTCTAGCTGTCATGTACCTCAGCCTCTACCTCAGCTCTTCAGCCCTGAGGACTCCCAGGAAGAGCTACCTTGTTACACAAGGTCCATGTCTGTCCCTCCTCTAATCCCTGGCCCACTGGGGAGTCTACACTCTATCTGTTCCCCAGATGAGATCACTGACAACCAGTGAATGACCCATGGTGAACTTCTCTCTGCCCCAGAACCTGTAGCCTCTCCCAGGTACTAGGCCATGCCTGTTTCCTGTAGGCAGCACCAAGCCTGAGCAGAACATTTACAGAGCACCTAAAATGGGCCAGGGTGGGATTTGGCTTCTTACCTTCCTGTTCCCCTCCACCTCATAGTCAGTCATCTTATGAGGCAGGAGCTAGATTTCCACTCATCACCTGAGGAAATTGGGCCCCCAGAGAGCATGTCCTTGTTTCAGGTCGGACAACTGGCTGGGAGCTGAAGCCAGTGTTAACCCCGAGTGTCCCTCAGTCCATGGCATGTGCTCTTGAGAAAGGAGCAGCATATTCCTGTGCTTCACAATGGAAAACTGGATTCCTTACTAAATTGAGATCTAAAGACTAAAAAGTACAAGGACTTTGCCCTGCCAAGTGAAGAAGtcgttaaccttaaaaataaaactgttgggggctggggtgcttggatggctcagcggttgaacgtctgcctttggctcaggtctgtgGGATTGGCCTGGCATtaggcaccctgctcagcggggagcctgcttcccccctccgcctctgccccttcccctgctcctgctctctctcaaacgaataaataaaaataaaaaaataaaactgtcagttATTTTGCCagcaaaatgcatttatttgagaatagcagagaattgcgATCTAGGACATAAATCTATAACAAAACCATAGGCAGgtctggaaaacaaaggaaaggacaGCTCTTTTATAGAGAGAATGGGCATTTGGAAGGGCCCTAATAAACAAAAAGTCCACTGGAGTAAACTGGGATTTGAAACTATAGCGGCTTCTCCTTGGCTGGTCTGTTGCTGGGGGAGGATGAaactttcttcctcctgctgagATAGTAAAATAGCAGCTGAAGTAGTATGCACTTGCAAGGTACATTCTTCCTCTGGGTCTGAAATTGTAACCAGCTGTAGGGCGTGAGAGCTCCCCCTACTGGATCCCTGACTCCAATTTCGTGAGGTCATGCTTTATGAAGTTTCATACATTCCATGGGAAGATCCCCTTTTATTTCCAAGTACAGCATGATTCTTTCCACGGTTCAAAACCAGCACATAAGGCTTTGAGAAAAAAGTTGTTTGTGCAGTCAGTAGTATACTGTATAAACTTtccttttaagtgttttaaacagtttaaatgattttaaacagTATAAATCATTCAACAACGGACTGACAAATGCAACAACTGAAGGGACAGTTGAAAAGAGCCATGCATCTGTTCAAGCACACTTGGGACCTCCCCCTTTCCCCCATCCATGCACTGCAGCCACCCTATCCTCCTGGTTCCCAGCACTTGGCAGTCTGTGCCCATTTGTGGGCCTTTGTAGCTGGACTTCTGCTGCCTCAACTCCACTTCCCACGTCTTGTCACGCTTACCCTCTTTCCTGAAATGCCACCCCCATCATCAGCCTAACTAA
Encoded here:
- the LOC119879081 gene encoding integrator complex subunit 6-like — its product is MSDKAEEFAVGPENQMKRRGEPISPPPSKRMMSMALLSMKQEGEGVSYPGGSAMSLEDDPKVTGMSVSGEMPDKLQIPVEISAEMKQQLKKEIQRFGQKYERVFKLLEGVQGPLELREKICCIFRQGNSKI